From the genome of Vulpes lagopus strain Blue_001 chromosome 2, ASM1834538v1, whole genome shotgun sequence, one region includes:
- the LOC121484466 gene encoding olfactory receptor 5-like, with product MESSLELGNMTRVQEFVLLGLSTRPGIRNALFAVFLTLYLLTLLENTLIIYLICSHSELHKPMYFFLGNLSCLEMCYVSVTMPSLLLGLWTGPCHVPFTACMTQLFFFIVLICTECTLLASMAYDRYVAICRPLHYPLLMRPQVCLGLALSSWIGGLLVSVAKTSCIASLSYCGPNVLNQFFCDVSPLLNLSCTHVALTELVDFISAIVIFCGTLLVALASYSAIVVAVLLMPSAAARRKAFSTCASHLIVVGIFYSAALFIYCRPSRIKSMDLNKVLSVIYTVVTPMCNPIIYCLRNKEVHVVLRKTLHWP from the coding sequence ATGGAGAGTTCTCTGGAGTTGGGCAACATGACCAGAGTCCAGGAGTTTGTCTTGCTGGGTTTGTCCACAAGGCCGGGCATAAGGAATGCCCTGTTTGCTGTCTTCCTGACCCTCTACCTGCTGACCCTCCTGGAAAACACCCTCATCATCTACCTCATCTGCAGTCACAGCGAGCTCCACAAGCCCATGTACTTCTTCTTGGGTAACCTGAGCTGCCTAGAGATGTGCTATGTGTCAGTGACCATGCCCAGCCTGCTCCTGGGGCTTTGGACTGGACCCTGCCATGTACCCTTCACAGCGTGCATGACCCAGCTATTCTTCTTTATAGTCCTCATCTGCACGGAGTGCACCCTCCTGGCCtccatggcctatgaccgctacgtGGCCATCTGCCGCCCACTCCACTACCCACTGCTCATGAGGCCCCAGGTCTGCCTGGGCTTGGCCTTGTCTTCATGGATTGGGGGGCTGCTGGTCTCAGTGGCCAAGACATCTTGCATTGCCAGCCTGTCCTACTGTGGCCCCAATGTCCTCAACCAATTTTTCTGTGATGTCTCCCCTCTGCTCAACCTGTCTTGCACCCACGTGGCCCTGACGGAGCTGGTGGACTTCATCTCTGCCATCGTCATCTTCTGTGGAACACTGTTGGTAGCATTAGCCTCCTACTCAGCCATCGTGGTGGCCGTGCTCCTCATGCCATCAGCCGCTGCCCGACGCAAGGCCTTTTCCACCTGTGCCTCCCACCTGATTGTGGTGGGCATCTTCTACTCAGCAGCCCTCTTCATCTACTGCCGTCCCAGCCGTATCAAATCCATGGACCTCAACAAGGTGCTGTCAGTCATCTACACGGTAGTCACGCCCATGTGCAACCCCATCATCTACTGCCTGAGGAACAAAGAGGTCCATGTGGTGCTTCGGAAAACTCTCCACTGGCCTTGA